GCGGCCAGTCGCGTTGAAGCATCGCTCACCACCTGCGCAACCTGTTGAAGACCCGCAGAAGCGACGCTCATTGCTTCGGCCTTGCGCTGCGCTTCAACTCCAGCCGCTTCCGCCTGCCGCAGTGCTTCTTCGGCTCGCTGGGCGCTTTGCCTTGCGTTTTCCGATTCCTGATGTGCCCTTGCCATATTTTCCTTAAGCGTCTGCGCCATGGAAACCATGTCCGCATACACGCCGGTTTTGGTGCCTCCATCGTCAATATCGTAATCGCCGTTGGCAACCCGGCGGGCTATGACGGCCAGTTCGCCGGGGTCCTTGCCCAGTTGCCGCCCCACAGAACGCGTGAGCATCCAGGTAATGCAGATGCTGATGACAACGGCTGCCAGAGTGATGGCAATGGACATGTTGCGGGTTTTTTGCCCTGCGTCGGTGGCGCTTTGGGCTGCAGCCTTGCTGCCCGTGACGTTCATGCGCACAACTTCGCCATAGGTTTCGCCAAGCTCCTGAAAAACAGGGCGGTATTTTTTGTCAAAGGCCACGTTTGCCACGCCGCGCCGACCGTCCAGCACCCCCTTGATGATGCCTTCGCGCGCCTTGCTTTCCTGCTGGGAAAGATCGGCAATGCGCGCCATAAGGGCCTTGCCTTGTTCGTTGTCCATGCCGGGGGTGGCGTTGCGCAGTTGCAGGTAGGCGGCCTGATCGCGCTGGATGGAGTCCATGGAATCCTGAAGATTCTTTTCGTATTTGCGAATTTCGTCGGCGTAGGTTTGCGACATTATTGACGCAAGATCGGCGCGGAGCGAATTGAGCTGCACATTCATGGACTGGATGGCAGTGACGGAAGGCAGCCATGCCTCGTCAATCTCGCGTACCTTGCCGTTCATTTCGCCCACGTTGTGCATGGTGACGGCAGAAGACACCAGGATGACTGCGATGAGACTGCCGAAAGAGAGCACAAGTTTTGCGCCTAGTTTCATGTGAGGCATCCTCCACGTTCAGCTGAAACTGCCCGTTTGCCTTGGGCAGCGCTGTTGACAGCATAGAGCAGATGAACTTGAACAAGTTTGTCTGGTTCGCGCGGATTCTACAAACCGCGCCACGAAATGCTCTGGTGGACCGCGGGGGGGCGGCCCAGAAACTGACAGTCTGGCGGAATGCTTGGATACGCCGTAATTCAAAAGTCCGATTGCCAAGCGTTGCCAGTAGGGGGGATGCAACGCCAAAGGGGGGAGCAATCAGATGCGGCATTGCGCGGCCTCAGGAACGAGCCGGGCAGAACCACTGTCTGAATTTACGGAGAACTGGAAAATAAGTTTATAGCAGAGGCAATATATCTGCGCAAGGTGGTCTGCTGCAATGGCTGGGCGTGATGCTTGCCCGCGCGGGCGCTCGACTATGGCTGGCTGACCAGCCAGCAGGCCGTGCTGTGCGCGCCGCTGGCGACTGCGGGCGGCATTTCTGCGGCGCAACGCGCAAGAGCTGACTTGCAGCGGGGGTGGAAGGGACAACCCGCAGGCATGTTGGCAAGGGATGGAACCGAGCCCGGTATGGTTGGCAGGCGTTCAAGGCCGCGTGAACGGGCGCTGGGCGCGGC
This region of Desulfovibrio desulfuricans genomic DNA includes:
- a CDS encoding methyl-accepting chemotaxis protein, producing MKLGAKLVLSFGSLIAVILVSSAVTMHNVGEMNGKVREIDEAWLPSVTAIQSMNVQLNSLRADLASIMSQTYADEIRKYEKNLQDSMDSIQRDQAAYLQLRNATPGMDNEQGKALMARIADLSQQESKAREGIIKGVLDGRRGVANVAFDKKYRPVFQELGETYGEVVRMNVTGSKAAAQSATDAGQKTRNMSIAITLAAVVISICITWMLTRSVGRQLGKDPGELAVIARRVANGDYDIDDGGTKTGVYADMVSMAQTLKENMARAHQESENARQSAQRAEEALRQAEAAGVEAQRKAEAMSVASAGLQQVAQVVSDASTRLAAHIEQSDKGACETSLHLTEAANAIQQMNKTVHQVAQNAAAANAASLETRQKAEQGAEIVKRSLHSISEVHHVSLATKNDMAQLREHTQNINRIMNVISDIADQTNLLALNAAIEAARAGDAGRGFAVVADEVRKLAEKTMASTHDVANAITAIQESAAKSMDSVDNVALQIEQANDFAQQSGQALTDIVVMVESTSDQVTAISSASEEQSAASDQVTSVIDQINGMSRQTASAMRAATEAVEDLAAQANGLSGLIAQMRAQ